Genomic window (Dictyoglomus thermophilum H-6-12):
CCTTTATCAATAATTGCAATATATTTGCAAAGTTCTTCTGCCTATGAAAGATAATGAGTAGTAAGTATTACGGTTCGATTACCATCCTTTATCCATTCTTTCATATAATTTCTTATAAGTCTTGCAGATCCTACATCTAGACCTACTATGGGCTCCTCGAGGAAAAGTACTTTGGGATCATTTATTAATCCTCCTATTAGTTGTAATCTTTGCTTCTCACCTGTAGAAAGAGTATTAAGAAGACTTTCGGCCCTGCCAGAAAGACTAAACTCCTTTATATAAAACTCAATCTTTTTTCTTGCCTCTTTAAGACTAATGCCATAAAGCTGAGAGAAAAAGAAGAGATTTTCACGAGCAGTAAAGTATTCCATAGCCTGGATTTTCCCCTAAAACAAGTTTATTTTAGGTCTTATCTTATTAAATTCCTTCTCTACATCAAGCCAAGAACAAAAGCTTTACCTCTAGTAGACAGTAAAAGGATGGTTAGAATTCTTATTAGGGTAGTTTTACCTGCTCCATTTTTCCCCAAATACCAAATATTTGCCCTTTTGTGATTTGTAAATTAACATCTTTCAAGGCTTCCACAAGTTTTTTCCTTTTTTGTCGAAAATTTTCTTAGATATTATACCCCATAAATTTGTAATTTAGAGCTTAAAAAGTTATAATAGTAATAAATTAAAGTGAAAGGGGTGATTTAACATGGCCTCAAAAGAACTTTTGGATCTATTAAATGATGCTATTGCGAGAGAGATGCAGGTTTCCATTCAATATATGTGGCAACATGTTCAATGGAAAGGAACTGAACACTTTGCAGTAAAAGATGAGCTTAAGCAAATTGCAATTCAGGAAATGAAACATGCAGAAATCATTGCTGAAAGACTATTCTATCTTGGTGGTATTCCTACCACAAAACCATCCCCTATATTCGTAGGAGAAAACCTAAAAGAGATGTTAGAACAAGATGTAAAAGACGAACAAAATGCAATTGAGCTTTATAAGAAGATTATACAAAAAGCAAGAGAAGAAGGAGATATTACTACCGCAAAGATCTTTGAAGACATATTAAAGGATGAGGAAGAACATCACGATACCTTTACAAGTTTGTTAGAAAAGTAAATCTCAATTAGAGGGAAAGCCCTATCTTAGGCTTTCCCTCTTTTAAAATCTTATCTTTTACCCTTTCATGGGCGAGAATTTCTTCATAATCCTTTAAAGGAGCTAAGCTAATTTCTTTTTTATACTTTCTTTCAAGGGCCTTATTAATAATGTAGTCTGCAAGATGAGGATTTTTAGAAAGAAGAGGTCCATGTAAATAGGTACCAATAACATTTTTATAAATTAAACCCTCTTTATTATCCTTACCATTATTTCCAAATCCTCTTATAACCTTTCCCAGAGGGGTATAGTCATGGTAAGTTCTTCCTCCATGATTTTCAAATCCCACAATAGTTTTCAATCCAATAGGTAAGTTAGTCTCTACCAAGATATTACCTATCAATCTTCCCTTTTCTGCCTTTGTATAAAAGTCTAATATAGACAGTCCCTCAATCTTATTACCATAAGCATCAATATAGTATTTACCTAAAAGCTGATATCCTCCACAAACAGCAAGCACAAAAACTCCAGCCTCAACTAGCTCTTTTAAAAGATTCTTGAACTTAGAAAGATGAGAATAAAGCAGTTCTTGTTCCCTATCAGATCCACCCCCAAGGAATATTATATCTGCATCCTCTAAACTTCTCTCCTCTTCTCTTGTAAAGTTTACAACTTCTACCCTTATACCTCTCCATCTTGATCTTCTCTCAAGAACAATGATATTTCCCCTATCCCCATATAAATTCAGAAGGTCAGGATACATATGATATATCTTAAGCTCCATTTTTAACCTTCCTCATTAAAATTTTTCTACTTCTAAAAAGGGCAGTATAAGTAGGAAGAATATAGGTTTTATAAGGAAAAGAAATAGAATAATCAATGGCTTTCTTTAAATCTCTTTCAAGATGGACTTTTTCTAATGGTACTTCTGCATATTTCAATCTTACAAGAAGATCCTCTCCTCTTGTTCCAGAAACTACAATCTTTTGTATTTCACCCAAATCTTTTATCTTCTCAAAATCCACATCCCAAATCCATGACACATCCCTTCCATCAGCTATATTATCATTTAATATGAGAAGAAGAACCTTATTTTCTTTATCATCTTTAATAGTGTCCAAAACCTGATTATATCCAGCAGGATTCTTAACAAGCACTAATATTCTTTCAAATCCTTTATAAATGAATTTCTCAAGCCTACCTAATCTAAATTCAAATTCTGAAATAAATTTAGAAATCTCTAAAGGATCAAAATTAAGAACTCTCAGAAGAGAATAGGCAGAAAGGACATTATAAAGATTGTATACTCCAGGATATTTAAAGGTAAGATTATATTTTTCACCTTTCTCAAAGATCTCTGTATTCCATTCCTTGTTAAAGATTGCGGAGGAAATATAAAAATCATAATCAGGATTTTTAAAACCACATTTACAACTATATTTTCCTAACTGGGAATAATTAAAAAAATCATAGTTTAACTTTCTACCACAAATAGGGCAATATATACTCTCTTTTATTTCTTCTACTCCTTCTCTTATTTTTGTGCCAATTCCAAAGAAGAATTTTTTATTAGGGAGTTTTGAAAATCTTGCCACAAAAGGATCATCAGCATTTAAAACAAGTATAGTATTTTCTTTTAAGCAATTTAGTATCTTATTTACAGTAATATCAATCTCTCCATAACGATCAAGCTGATCTCTAAAAAAATTGGTAATTACCACATAATGAGGAGACAAATCTTCATAAACATAGGGAAAAATTCCTTCGTCCACCTCAAAAGTTGCAAAATCAAAAATTCCAGAATTCTTAACATAGGAAGTTGCAATTCCGCTTTTTAAATTTGCTCCTTCCAAATTTCCTATTACCCTATATCCTTTTCTTTTGATCACATAATTTATTAGATTGTTAGTGGTAGTTTTACCGTTTGTGCCTGTAACTAAAATTCTCGTTTTTATTTTTGAAGAAATTTCCTTCAAAAAGTCAGGGTATATATTTAAGGCAACTTTACCAGGGAAGGTTGTAGCATCAAGATTTAGAATTTTCATCAAATAATATACTAATTTCCCTGCGTATAAAGCAGTATAAAACCTAAACCTTCTTAAGTTCATTTCTCAAACTTCTAAGTATCGCCTGATAATCCTTTTCTCCAGTTTCAACTTTATCCATTAGCTCTTCAAGTTCTCTAGTAAAATCCTCTCTCACAAAACGAAATCTTTCTTGATCAGAATTAAGATATTGATAAACCTTTTCTCCTAAAGGAGTAGGTATAAGATATCCATTCTTCTCTATAACATATCCTCTCTCAAGGAGTCTACTCACAATAGTAGCATAAGTAGATGGTCTTCCAAGACCACGTTTCTTCATCTCTTCCACAAGAGAACCTTGAGTAAACAAAGGTACTTTAGGAATACTGTAAAAGAATTTATTATTAATCACATCTATTTCCCCATCAGGAAGCCTTGTAAGTTTTACAGGAAAGATCTTATCGAAACCATCTTGAAGAATCTCTTCGTATAATTCCAATCTTTGTTCCTTATCAAGAGCTTTAACAACCACTTCATAACCTTTCAAAACTACATTTCTCATTTGAGAGGCAATAAATCTCTTAAAGATAAGGTCATAAATCTTCAAATGATCAGGAGTAAAACCTTCCAACTCTCCTGAATATATCATAGCCTTTATGTCTTCCACATCTAAGACCCTTGTAGGTCTAATACACTCGTGAGCTCCACCTTCACCCCATGTTCTTCCTCTGAAATACTCCTCTCCAAATTGTTCACTTATATACTCCCTTGCTAAATTTATTCCTGTATCTGAGACCCTTGTAGAATCAGTACGATGATAGGTAATAAATCCTCTCTCAAAAAGTTCCTGTAAAACTTCCATTGTCCTTGAGACCGAAAGTTTAAATCTATCAGAAGCATCCTTCAATATAGCATCGGTAGTGTAAGGAGGAAGAGGACCTTTCTCTTCAATCTTCTCAGCATCCTTAATTATTTGAATATATTTAAGATTGTTATAAAAATCTTGCGCCTCGTCCTTATTCTCAAAATCAAATCTCAAATCGAGACCATCTTTTCTTATTACTACAATATATATCCTTTTCTTATTCTCTTTTGCTCTTTCAATAACCCATCCTAAAACAGGGGTTTGAACTCTTCCAGCAGAAAGATAATTTTTAGAGAATATTCTTTGAATAAGCTGTGATAATTCAAAACCTACCCACCTATCAGATATCCTTCTTACTACCTGAGCTTTAACAAGATTTTCGTCCACATCTCTTGATTCCTTCAAAGAGTTAAGTATTGCCTTTTTTGTAACCTCATGAAACTCCATTCTCCTTATCTCTTTAGTAAATGGAGCACATAAATTTTTAAGATCCCAAGAGATCTTCTCTCCTTCAGTATCAGGATCAGTTGCCACAAGTATCATATCAAATTCCTTACTAGCATCCCTTATACCCGATATGATCCTTTCTTTCTCTTCTATAGGTTCATACACGGGTACAAATTTTCCATTTTCAATAACACCAAAATAACCTATCTCTTTATTCAAATCCAAGATATGTCCAAAGGATGCAGTTATAACTAAATATTTATCCTCTGTAATTACCTCAAAAAGTTCTTGACCATTTACATTCCTTGAAATAGGTCTTCCAAAGAAATTTGCAATAGTCCAAGCCTTATGAGGAGACTCTACAATAACAAGAACAGGTTTAAGGAAATCATCTCTTCTTCCTTCTTTTCTCCTTATTCTCTCCCTATCCTCATCAATCTGTCTAAAGATATCATCAATATCTACAGTACTTGCCTCTTTGAAAACAATATCAGTACTAAACCACCATCTACTTTTTCTTACCAAGTTATTAAAGACCTTTCTATCATCCACAAGAATATAGCTCAAACCCTTTGAGATTCCACCCACGTAAAGTCTTGATGTCCTACCCGACGCCTGTAGATATCCTGTGATATCAGAGACTACAAGAATCCACTTTCCATTCTCCTCTCTAATAGCAATATCATCGGCACTTTTAATCTTCTCATAGATCTCTGGCGAGAGAATGAAAGCTTTTATAGTGTTTCTTAATTCGTCTACTTTGTCCTTGGGAGGATTCAACACGGCAGAGTATTTTTTTAGATTTTTCATCCACCTATCAACGTTAGCTATATGTTTTTCCAAATTCTTATCCCTTGCAATAAGAGGCCTTATAGAGGCAAGAGCTACAAGAAGATGCCTTACATTTCCCTCAATATCAAGATTTACAACAATCTTAGGAACACCATAAAAAATGGCATATCTAATAACCTCTGGTAAATCTAATCCCCGTGCAAGAGGATTTCTATAAGAAGATATACCTATAAGAACGGAGATTTCACCCTTTTGATATTTTTCAAGGACCTCAGGGGTTAAATTATCATAACTTTCCGCAGTGATTCCCTCACTTATAAGTAAATTTTTAATATCATCTACATACTCTTTTCCAAAATCCGATGATAGAAAAACAAGCCCTCCCTTTCCAAACCTTTTAACTCTCTCCACAAGAGTTTTGTTAAGATCATTGGTTTCCTCATAAACATCTTCCACATTTCTCAAATAAAATATAGGTCTGCCTACATCAAAAGAAAGAAGTTCTTTAAATAATCTTATCCTTTCTGATTTAGGATTACTGGTGGCAGAAGAGACCACCATAACTCCTCTTGCCTTTTTAGCTATTTCCCTTACCTTCTCCTGTACTTCTTTAATATTTTCTTGATCTCCACCATTCCTCCTCATTCGTATATAGCTCATAGTAAAGTTTATATCTTCCTCGCTAAAACCTAAAAGATAAAGCGCCTTGTCAATATTCTTAGCAGTCTTCAAAAATGAATCCACATCATCTACAAAAATAAAAGCAAAATCTCTCGGAATAGCATCCACATTCTTATAAAGGAACATGGAGGAGGTGATCAATATCTTAAAATCCCCCTCTTGTAATCTTTCCCTCTTCTCTTCTTTTTCCTTCTTATTCTCATCAAGACCAAATACCAGAAGATCCTTCTCTCTTATCTTACCTTTTAATTTTTCATAACTTTGAAGAATAAGAAGTCTTGTAGGAAGTATAATATAAGACTTCTTACCTTTTTCAGCAAAATATAAAGATGTGGCAAGTCCCCACGATGTTTTACCTATACCAGTAGGAGCCAAAAGAGCAAAGGATCTTCCAAGGAGAAGCTTTTTAGCCCAAAATTTTTGAAGTTCCCAAGGTTCAAATCCAACAAAATTTCGAAAGATTTTTTCCCACTCACTATATCTTTTCCTTAGAGTGCATAAATCATAATCTTGTTCTTTAATATGATTACATAAGGCTTCTTGCGGAACCTTCTCAGGAAGACATTTCTCACAGAGAAGTCCCGCAAGAAGCCTTTCTGCAGTTATATCTCCACCACAGTTAGGACAAAGGCCCTTAAATATCGCTTCTATCAAGCTATCCCTCCACCGTCAAGCCTATATTGTAAGCACCAAGGAGTGGCGACAAACTTGCAATTATAACTTGACCAGACAAATTAGAGATAAATTTCTCCAGTAAGTGTGGATCCAATACATTTATAGGATCATCAAAGAGGAATACAGGCTCATATAATTTTGTCTCCTCAATAAGTTTTCTAAAGGCAAGTACTAAAGAAAGATATAATAATCTCTTTTGTCCCTCAGAAGCAAAATACTTAGCAGGATTGCCTTTATAGTAGAATATATAGTCATCATGTACATGAGGACCAACGGTAGTTGATCCTCTTGCTATGTCCTCCTCAATATAATCTGCTATATTTTTACCTTTAAATTCAGAGACATATTCTACTTTGAACATAGGATCAAGATACTTTGATAATTCTTTTATCATAGCTTCCCTCTTCTCCACTATTTTTTCTGCCAATGGTTGCATTTCTTTTGCTAAGTATATCACATAATCCCTATCTATGTTTTCAGATTTTAAAATTTCATTTCTCTCGTCAAGAAGCTTCTCATAATTTCTCAATATCTCATAATACTCAAGATCTAAGAGAGAGAAAATATCATCAAAGAAATCTCTTCTCTGAGTTGCATAACCGTCTATCATTGCATAGTCCTTAAAACTAAAAGGTATTGCTATGAATATCTCTTGAATATCTCTAAATCTTTTTACTTTAAAACCATTAAGATATGCAGTTTTTTCCTTCTTTAATTCATCATAATAATAGTTAATAGTAATTTCATGGTGCTCCTTTCCAGTTAAAACTTTACCCGTTATTTCAAAAAACTTTTCACCAATTTTAATAAGTTGATAATCTCTGGCACTTCTGAAAGATCTTGGGTTTGATAAGTAGGCAATTGCCTCTAAGATAGAGGTTTTACCAGATCCATTAGGCCCATAGATTACATTAATACCATCTTTAAAGCTTGTACTAAAATCGGAGAAATTCCTAAAATTTTTCAAAGAAATACTCTCAATTAACATTCTCTTCTTGTCCATTCTTTCACCCCCTCTCAGTAGAAAATCTTAAGATATATTAATTTTTTCTATATATATTTTAGAAAAATAAATAAAAAAGTCAATATCAAAACTTGACCTATAAGCTATAGTAATGTGGTCAACCTTGACATTTTAAATATAAATTATAAACTTATATATGGTTTAGCACTCTCACTATTAGACTGCTAAAACACAATTAAAGAGGTGAAATAAAAGATGGAAGAAAAAGATCTAATAGAAGAAAATGAACAAGAAAAAGAAAAGCCCGAAGAGTATGTACCCAATGAATGGGAGATAAAATATGCAAGACTCCAGGCAGAATTTGAAAATTTTCGTCAAAGACTAAGAAAAGAAAAGGAAGAATGGCAAGAGATTGCTAACGCAAAACTCTTAAAGGAAATTGTGGAGATAATGGATAACTTTAAACTTGCTTTAGAGTCTATAAAACATACACGAAAAAAAGATGCCATAATAGAAGGTGTAGAGATGATATATAAACAATTTGAAAACCTTCTTGAAAAAGAGGGTGTAATAAAAATTGAAACAGTAGGAAAAATTTTTGATCCTAATATACATGAGGCTGTAGGAGTAGAAGAAGTCTCTAATGGAGAAGATAATATTATCCTCAAGGAAATTTCTCCTGGATATCTATTTAAAAATAAATTATTAAGACCTGCAAGGGTTATAGTCTCAAAAAAGATACAAAACAAGGAGGTAGATAACCATGGCGAAAATAGTAGGAATTGATTTAGGAACTACAAACTCTTTAATAGCTTATCTTGAGGGTGGAAGACCTACCATAATACCAAACGCCGAGGGAAGCAGATTAACACCATCGGTAGTTGCCTTTACAAAAGATGGGCAACTCCTTGTAGGAGAACCTGCCAAAAGACAGGCAATAGTTAATGCAGAAAGAACTATTAAATCCATAAAAAGACACATGGGAACAAACTACAAGGTAAAAATTGATGATAAAGAGTACACACCTCAAGAAATATCTGCAATGATTCTGAGAAAACTCAAAAAGGATGCAGAGGCATACTTAGGGGAACCTATAGAGAAGGCAGTAATAACTGTACCAGCATACTTCTCCGATGCCCAGAGACAAGCCACAAAAGATGCAGGAGCTATTGCAGGGCTTGAAGTAGTAAGAATAATAAATGAGCCTACTGCAGCTGCCCTTGCTTATGGTCTTGATAAAGAAGGACATCAAAAGATCCTTGTCTTTGACTTAGGAGGAGGAACCTTTGATGTCTCTATCCTTGAAATTGGAGAGGGCGTATTTGAAGTAATAGCTACTGCAGGTAACAACAGACTTGGTGGCGATGACTTTGATGAAAGAATTGTCAATTGGCTCGTAGAGATGTTCATGGAAGAGCATGGAATCAATCTCAAAGAAGATAGAACTGCTCTACAAAGACTCTTTGAAGCAGCTGAAAAGGCAAAGATAGAACTCTCATCTAAACTCCAAACAGAAATAAATCTCCCCTTTATTGCAATGAAAGGAAACACTCCTTTACATATCTCTGTAACTTTAACCAGAGCAAAATTTGAAGAGTTAACCTATGATTTGGTAGAAAAGACTAAAGAGCCTACCGAAAGGGCATTAAAGGATGCAGGTCTTTCTCCATCTCAAATTGACAAGATAATTCTTGTAGGTGGAGCTACAAGAATGCCATGTATACAAGAATGGATTAAGAAACATTTTGGGAAAGAACCACAAAGAAATGTCAATCCCGATGAGGCAGTAGCTCTTGGTGCAGCTATTCAAGCAGGAGTAATCGGAGGAGAGATTAGAGATATAGTATTGGTAGACGTAACTCCTCTTTCCCTTGGAATTGAAACCCTTGGTGGCGTATTCACAAAGATTATTGAGAGAAATACCCCTATTCCTGTATCTAAGAGCCAGATATTCACTACTGCAGCAGACTACCAGACCAGCGTAGAGATTCATGTATTACAAGGAGAAAGAGCTCTTGCCAAGGATAATATCAGCCTTGGAAGATTTATCTTAGATGGAATTCCACCAGCTCCTCGTGGTGTTCCTCAAATAGAGGTAACCTTTGATATAGATGTAAATGGAATTGTACATGTTTCAGCAAGAGATAAGGCTACTGGCAGAGAGCAAAGAATAACTATATCCAATGCTATTAGACTCTCAGAAGAAGAGATTAAGAGAATGACCGAAGAAGCAAAAAGGTTTGAAGAAGAAGATAGAAAAAGAAGAGAAGAGATTGAAACCAAAAACCAAGCAGAACATCTAATATATACAGCAAGAAAAACTCTTAAAGATTATGGAGACAAAGTAAGTAAAGATCTGGTACAAAGAGTTGAAGATAAAATAAAGAACTTAGAAGAGCTGATAAAACCTGAAAGAATAAATGTAGAACAAGTTAAGAAAGGTATGGAAGAACTTACTCAAGCTCTGGGAGAGATAGGACAATTTATGTATCAATCAGCAAGTGCTGCGGGTAATCCAGGACAAGGACAAACCAATGAAAATCCTGGAGGTAAAACCATAGACGGAGACTACAAGGTGAATTAGTATGCCAACCAAAAAAGATTATTATGAAATCCTGGGTGTGCCGAGAAACGCCACCCAGGATGAAATAAAACAAGCATATAGAAGATTGGTAAGACAGTATCATCCTGACTTAAACAAGGATCCTTCTGCCCACGAAAAGTTTAAAGAAATAAATGAAGCTTACGAAGTACTCTCTGATCCTCAAAAAAGAGCCCAATATGACCAATTTGGACATGTAGGAGATTTCTCAGGATATGGAGACTTTCAAGGAGGATGGCAACCCGGAGGCTTTGACTTTGGAGATTTAGGAAGAAATTTTGAGGACATTTTTGAAAACTTTTTTGGAGACAGCATCTTTGGAGATCTTTTCGGCAGAAGAAGAGAAAGGGAAAAAGCCCCAAGAAAAGGAGCAGATCTAAGATACGACATAAATATCACCTTAGAAGAAGCAGCCTTTGGAAGCGAGAAAGAAATATATGTAACAAGGCTTGAAACATGCCCTACTTGCAAAGGAAAAGGGACAGAGCCTGGAACAAATCCTGTAAAATGTGATATGTGTAATGGAACAGGACAAATAAGAAATATGAGACAAACTCCCTTTGGCCAATTTGTTCAGATAACCACATGTCCCAAATGTCATGGTACGGGACAGATAATAATCAATCCGTGCCACGAATGTCATGGTACAGGAAAAGTAAGGAGAAAAAGAAGAGTTGAATTTAAGATACCTGCAGGGGTTGATGAGGGATACGTAATAAGACTCGCAGGTGAAGGAGAACCAGGTGAAAATGGTGGACCTAATGGGGATATCTACATACATATTCATATAATTCCCCATAAAATATTCAAAAGGGACAACGAAGACATATGGATGGAGCTTCCTATAGACTACCTTATAGCCTTATTAGGAGGGGAGGTAGAGGTACCTACCTTAGAAGGTAAGGAAAAAATATATATAAAACCTGGAACCCAAACAGGAGAAGTAATTACCCTAAAAGGGAAGGGAATACCCTACTTGAGAAATAAAAATCAAAGAGGAGACCAAAAGATTGTTGTAAAGATAACTGTACCCCAAAACCTATCCCCAAAGGAAAAAGAGCTTCTCCTTGAGATAGCCAAACTCAGAGGAATAAATATAGAGAAGGATAAAAACATATTTGAACAGATAAAAAAAGCCTTTAAGGGTGATAATTAATATTTCTCATAAAAGTGAATCAATCTGTTTCTATACTCTGCCATTTTAATAAGATTTTCTCTCGCAAAAGTCTCTGGAACAGCTTCAGGCACTCTCGATAAAATATGATTTCCTATATCAAAAACTGCCTCTAATGGCCTTCTCAACATCACTATCTTCTCTTTCGATTCCTAAAACAGTCTCTCTCCATAGAATATGAAGTACAAAATAAAAAGCCCTCCCCAAAATGGGGAGGGCTTATAGTTTTTATGCTTAGAATCCAATCATTAACTTGCTTTCTGCGAAGAATTTGCCTCTTACATCTACACCCCAGAGATCATCTGCACCAGTTAGTACTCCTCTCTGCCATCCATTGTTACCATAGTCATCCATGTCAAAGCCATAACCAAGAGTCAAGTCATGGGATACATTACCACCAAGGCTGACAGACCATTTTGCAAATCCACCAAAGAGAGTA
Coding sequences:
- the dnaJ gene encoding molecular chaperone DnaJ, which encodes MPTKKDYYEILGVPRNATQDEIKQAYRRLVRQYHPDLNKDPSAHEKFKEINEAYEVLSDPQKRAQYDQFGHVGDFSGYGDFQGGWQPGGFDFGDLGRNFEDIFENFFGDSIFGDLFGRRREREKAPRKGADLRYDINITLEEAAFGSEKEIYVTRLETCPTCKGKGTEPGTNPVKCDMCNGTGQIRNMRQTPFGQFVQITTCPKCHGTGQIIINPCHECHGTGKVRRKRRVEFKIPAGVDEGYVIRLAGEGEPGENGGPNGDIYIHIHIIPHKIFKRDNEDIWMELPIDYLIALLGGEVEVPTLEGKEKIYIKPGTQTGEVITLKGKGIPYLRNKNQRGDQKIVVKITVPQNLSPKEKELLLEIAKLRGINIEKDKNIFEQIKKAFKGDN
- a CDS encoding HepT-like ribonuclease domain-containing protein; its protein translation is MLRRPLEAVFDIGNHILSRVPEAVPETFARENLIKMAEYRNRLIHFYEKY